A DNA window from Solanum lycopersicum chromosome 3, SLM_r2.1 contains the following coding sequences:
- the LOC101264704 gene encoding probable serine/threonine-protein kinase PIX13 has translation MGNCFGAKLSNSKSSSTYPSFSARPSTPDTSKSYSTGVGYSATSGSIGCSNFSAAASEDICLNGEILPIPNLKIYSFSDLKLSTKNFKSDSVLGIGGFGTVYKGWVDEKTLAPTKAGTGMIVAIKKLNSESTQGFEEWQSEVNFLGRLSHPNLVKLLGYCHEDKELLLVYEFMPKGSLENHLFRRSAAIEPLSWDLRLKIAIGAARGLAFLHTSEKKVIYRDFKASNILLDGNYNAKISDFGLAKLGPSGSNSHVTTRVMGTYGYAAPEYVETGHLYVKSDVYGFGVVVLELLTGLRALDTKRPNRQEKLVDWVKPMLSNKRKLKSIMDARMEGQYSSKAATLAAQITLKCLEVDPKNRPSMKEVMNVLEQIEAMKENPKESKSKSEHSSSHRHRQSPRSRQSPRQTNGQGFRSGSGK, from the exons ATGGGGAATTGTTTTGGAGCTAAGCTTTCTAACTCTAAATCTAGTAGTACTTACCCTAGCTTCTCAGCTAGACCATCTACTCCAG ATACATCAAAGAGCTACAGCACTGGTGTTGGCTACTCGGCCACGAGTGGCAGTATTGGATGTAGTAATTTCTCAGCAGCTGCAAGTGAAGATATATGTTTGAACGGAGAGATATTGCCAATTCCAAATTTAAAGATTTATAGTTTTTCTGATTTGAAGTTGTCCACGAAGAATTTCAAGTCTGACTCAGTTTTGGGGATTGGCGGTTTTGGGACCGTGTATAAAGGATGGGTTGATGAGAAGACGCTTGCTCCGACTAAAGCTGGCACTGGAATGATTGTTGCCATCAAGAAGTTGAACTCTGAGAGCACTCAAGGATTTGAAGAGTGGCAG TCAGAAGTGAACTTTTTAGGAAGGCTTTCGCATCCTAACCTTGTTAAACTACTGGGATATTGTCATGAGGACAAGGAACTGTTACTCGTTTACGAATTTATGCCCAAGGGGAGCTTGGAAAACCATCTTTTTAGAA GGAGTGCTGCTATTGAACCGCTTTCTTGGGACTTGCGGCTCAAAATTGCCATAGGAGCAGCACGGGGCTTAGCGTTCTTACATACTTCAGAAAAGAAAGTTATTTACAGAGACTTCAAAGCCTCAAACATACTGCTTGATGGG AATTACAATGCAAAAATATCAGATTTTGGCTTAGCTAAGTTGGGGCCTTCCGGTAGTAACTCACACGTAACTACTCGTGTGATGGGCACATATGGTTATGCTGCTCCAGAATATGTTGAAACTG GTCATCTATATGTAAAAAGTGATGTTTACGGATTTGGAGTGGTCGTGCTTGAGTTGCTGACTGGTTTACGAGCCCTCGACACCAAAAGACCAAACAGACAAGAGAAATTGGTGGACTGGGTGAAACCGATGCTGTCTAACAAAAGGAAGCTGAAGTCCATTATGGATGCTCGGATGGAAGGCCAATATTCTTCAAAAGCAGCAACCCTTGCTGCTCAGATTACTCTAAAATGTCTAGAGGTAGACCCAAAGAATCGACCTTCAATGAAAGAAGTAATGAACGTGTTGGAACAGATCGAAGCCATGAAGGAGAATCCAAAAGAATCGAAAAGCAAATCCGAGCATTCTTCATCTCATCGTCACAGACAATCTCCAAGAAGTCGACAATCACCTCGTCAGACAAACGGCCAAGGATTCAGGTCAGGATCTGGAAAATGA
- the LOC101265008 gene encoding ubiquitin domain-containing protein DSK2b, with product MSMGGGDASVPAGDSGDSNKVSNTGAGGGVTINIRCSSGSKFSVQVSLDSTVGSFKSILAQQANIPAEQQRLIYKGRILKDEQTLESYGLEADHTVHLVRGSAPAPSANPACAPNVGGPNTAQNAPRSAASDAGGPFPGSGLGASMFPGLGSGGGGGLFGAGLPDFEQVQQQLTQNPDMMRDMMNMPLVQNLMNNPETIRNLIMNNPQMREIMDRNPELAHVLNDPATLRQTMEAARNPELMREMMRNTDRAMSNIESSPEGFNMLRRMYENVQEPFLNASTLSGDTRNDAGSNPFAALLGAQGGLGRQQANNPPTAGSETTDNLPAPNTNPLPNPWASAGTGAAQANTAARSNTAGDTRGAPLGLGGLGSPGLEQMLGGMPDTTSLNQMMQNPAISQMMQSLLSNPQYMNQVLGMNPQLRSMLDSNPQLREMMQNPEFIRQLTSPETVQQLMTFQQGLASQLGRQQTNQQPGQNAGGAALDNSGMEMLMNMFGGLGTGGLGVPNRSNVPPEELYATQLTQLQEMGFFDTQENIRALTASGGNVHAAVERLLGNLGQ from the exons ATGAGTATGGGAGGCGGAGATGCTAGTGTTCCGGCGGGAGACAGCGGCGATTCAAACAAGGTGAGTAACACCGGCGCCGGCGGAGGTGTTACAATCAACATCCGATGTTCTAGTGGCTCGAAATTCTCTGTGCAGGTCAGCCTCGATTCTACCGTCGGATCGTTCAAGTCTATTCTTGCACAACAAGCCAACATTCCTGCTGAGCAACAGAGATTGATCTATAAAGGTCGGATCTTAAAGGATGAGCAAACACTAGAAAGCTACG GTCTGGAGGCAGATCACACGGTTCATTTAGTTCGAGGTTCTGCCCCAGCTCCCTCTGCAAACCCTGCATGTGCACCCAATGTTGGAGGTCCAAATACTGCTCAGAATGCACCAAGAAGTGCTGCTTCTGATGCAGGTGGACCATTTCCAGGATCAGGCCTTGGAGCTTCAATGTTTCCTGGTCTTGGAAGTGGTGGCGGCGGCGGTTTGTTTGGAGCTGGTCTTCCAGATTTTGAGCAGGTCCAGCAGCAGTTGACTCAAAACCCTGACATGATGAGAGATATGATGAATATGCCTCTGGTTCAGAATTTAATGAATAACCCTGAAACCATCCGTAACTTGATCATGAACAATCCCCAAATGCGAGAGATCATGGATCGTAATCCGGAGCTTGCTCACGTACTCAATGATCCTGCTACTCTTCGACAGACAATGGAGGCTGCACGAAACCCTGAACTTATGCGTGAGATGATGCGCAATACAGACAGGGCCATGAGCAATATTGAATCTTCTCCTGAGGGATTTAACATGCTGAGGCGTATGTATGAAAATGTTCAGGAGCCATTCCTAAATGCATCAACATTGTCTGGAGATACGCGAAATGATGCGGGGTCTAACCCGTTTGCAGCTCTTTTGGGAGCACAAGGTGGACTAGGCAGACAGCAGGCAAATAATCCTCCAACTGCTGGTTCTGAGACTACTGATAATCTGCCTGCCCCAAATACTAATCCACTTCCGAATCCTTGGGCATCTGCAGGCA CTGGAGCTGCCCAAGCCAATACCGCTGCTAGGTCAAATACTGCTGGGGATACCAGGGGTGCACCACTTGGCCTAGGTGGGCTTGGTTCCCCAGGTTTGGAGCAAATGCTAGGCGGCATGCCTGATACTACTTCGCTAAATCAAATGATGCAGAACCCTGCCATCTCACAGATGATGCAGTCTCTCCTTTCAAATCCACAGTACATGAACcag GTTTTAGGGATGAACCCACAGCTTAGAAGCATGCTTGATTCCAATCCACAGCTCAGAGAAATGATGCAAAATCCTGAATTTATTCGTCAATTGACATCGCCTGAGACAGTGCAG caACTTATGACTTTCCAGCAAGGACTTGCATCTCAACTTGGGCGTCAGCAAACAAACCA ACAGCCGGGCCAAAATGCTGGTGGAGCAG CACTTGACAACTCGGGAATGGAAATGCTTATGAACATGTTTGGTGGACTTGGGACCGGGGGCTTGGGTGTCCCTAACAGATCTAATG TGCCCCCAGAGGAATTATATGCTACTCAGCTAACGCAGTTACAAGAAATGGGTTTCTTTGACACTCAAGAAAATATCCGGGCACTGACTGCCTCCGGTGGCAATGTTCATGCTGCTGTAGAGCGACTTCTTGGAAATCTTGGACAATAG